The genomic segment CTATTTCAGGTCTATTTTAAcgttaactaacattaacatacAATAACATACAatcaaatgagaccttattgtaacaCCTTaccaatgtttttaatagtttaagttAACGCAATTAATCCCACAGGAACAACCGGATTAAGGAACAATAAAGAAAACTTGACATCTCGTCTGTCTTCTTCTGTTTTCCCGCAGCCTATAATAACTCTCAGCAGGTGATGAGCAACGACGCCTGCATCCCAGACCAGTACTTCATCCAGGAGGACAGCGGGGAGGTGCGCAACAACCCCAAACGCTCCTGCCAGTTCAACCGCACCATGCTGGAGGATTGTTCCGGACTCACCGACCGCACCTACGGCTACCAGGAGGGCAAACCCTGCGTGCTCATCAAACTCAACCGGGTAACTGGCCAATCACAGCACAGATCACTGTAATGGCGCAGAATATTAGCCATAACATCTTCAGTGCTGCTTCACTTTAGACTCTTtgcacatattttagtaattataataaattaggtatcattcgATAAAACCGGTTTGAAATGGAAATGttaaatttggaacacaacttggttagatGTATGGttttgattttctagcagttttagaggccaaattattttgtaaaatatatatgtatcaaataaaaaatgtttagttcagtacatttgctttactgtaaACTTAAACTGTGCAGATGATAATACGAACACAAATTTGAGCTGCGAATAGCATCAAAAatcatgggttcacagagatcatcgTGGCGAACCATTGAGATTtccaaacatttaaaacagttatgacacaacgaagcctcatttattgaaatcaaatgactttggaagtttgatacgcactccgaATCACTGgttcaaaacaaatgttttacaaaggtttcgaagcttcacaaagcattgttttgaaagtgCATATTACTAGCTCAGTTACTTtttgttaaagtgcccctattacgccattttaaaggttcctaattttgttttggagtctcctacaacagattaacatgcatccaaggtgaaaaaaacacattaattttctcataatatacattgcagcatcagcaTTTCTCTTAGAGTCTGAAAACGGTAGGTtcaaggattcagtctctctaaaccccgcctttccaagagcctgctctgctctgattggtcagacacCCAGTCTGTCGTGATTggtctgctctgctctgattggtcacacGGCtaagtctgttgtgattggtcttctctgctctgattggtcagacggcccagtctgttgtgattggtctactctgccctgattggtcagatgacccagtaatgtgattggtctactctgctctgattggtcagacggcccagtctgttgtgattggtctactctgcccTGATTGGCAGGCaacaaatttgatgcctgctacaggtctcaaagtagttgggacgggggcatgtttaccatggtgtagcatctcctcttcttttcaaaacagtttgaagacgtctgggcatcgaggttatgagtttctggagttttggtgttggaatttggtcccattcttgcctgatataggtttccagttgctgaagagtttgtggtcgtctttgatgtatttttcactataggtaaaagatctggactgcaggcaggccaattcagcacccggactcttctacgatgaagctgtgctgttgtaatagctgcagtatgtggttttgcgttgtcctgctgaaatacacaaggccttccctgaaatagacatcatctggaggggagcatatgttgctctaaaacctttatatacctttcagcattcatagtgccttccaaaacatgcaatctgcccataccgtatgcacttatgcacctccataccatcagagatgctggcttttgagctgaacgctgataacacactggaaggtctccctcctctttagcccagaggacacggcgtccgtgatttccaacaagaatgtcaaatttggactcgtctgaccgtagaacacttttccactttgaaacagtccattttaaatgagccttggcccacaggacacgacggcgcttctggaccatgttcacatatggcttcctttttgcatgatagagctttagttggcatctgcagatggcacggcggattgtgtttaccgacagtggtttctggaagtattcctgggcgcatttagtaatgtcattgacacaatcaaatttaaaaaacgtcccaacatttgggttgtaacaggaagtgagactggaattattGACGACTCGTTTAAGCAGTTCAGAATTGATTCTTTCCTTTATTTGTCGtacactttgatctttaaaactttgcagaccttttacattcacaaacagctttattacacactgcatgagaGGTCGtattcaaaaaagcataataggggcaacTTTATAATTAGTCTTTTTGATGATAAATGAAGTAGAAAATCAGCTCTATGTTCATTCACTCACAAGTGCTGAATCTTCTGCAGGTCATTGGGATGAAGCCAAGTAAGAACGGAACAGCTCCGTATGTCACCTGTGGGGCAAAGGTGAGTGAGATCTACTGACCTTCAGCCAATCATCATGACAAACTCATCACTAACAGCCAGTCAAGCATGAATAATGTCTGTTCACTGCATCCCTCCGTACTCAGAGATATAAAGAGGGAAATGAGTGGGTAAGAAATAGACTAGAATGCACACTTAGCATTCCATAAACCCTAACCTTAGAGTAGTACACGCGCTGAATTAGTGCACATCTTAAATGCTGCAGTGCACACCCTAAACTAGTGCTGGACTCTCATGCTTTCAGTGGTTAGTTGAAGCGTTGCATCATGGTTCTTTAGCTTCTACAGTGGTTCTGTTCCTAAACCTTAACCAGTAACTCCTAAGCCTTTAACTATCTGCTataccagtggttctcaacctttttgtgtgtgtgtgattgagctgtttttttcctccatattcTCATTAGATCATACTATATGAGCAATGAAAGCCTGATGATGCTCAACAAAAAACTCGTTTTGCATATAAACTTATTTCATTGTATAAAGGTTTAATAAACAGTTCCACTGAAAATAGACATCATAAGttaggctttacagggttaaaatcAGGCTTCCTCCATATATCCAGGTTTTTCAAAGACAAAACACAGTGGTTGAggggtaaaataaaatagtttatagttatttaaaatgtacatcttTTAAGTCATCTGGTTGAGAATCACTGTGCTTTACGTCACACTGAGATTTCTCTCTTGTTCCGTGTAGAAGGAGGATTCGGAGAGCATCggtgaaatcgcatacttccctccAAATGGAGCCTTCAACCTCATGTACTATCCATACTACGGCAAGAGAGCACAGGCAagaacacacacgcacacacacacacacacacacacactcacacatatacatacacacacacacacacacacactcacacatacacacacatatacacgctcacacatatacatacacacacacacacacacacacacacacactcacacatacacacatagcacacacacactcacacacacacacacacacactctcacacgcacacaaacacacacacacacacactcacatatatacacacacatacacacacacacacacacatagcacacacacattcacacacagcacacacacactcacacacacacacactctcacacgcacacacacacacacacatacactcacacatacacacacacatatatatatatatacacactcacacctacacacacatatacatacacgcactcactcatacacacacaagcacacacacatatataaatatatacacactcacacacacacatttacacacactcacaaacacacacatacacaaacacacactcacacctacacacacacacactcacacgtatacatacacacacactcacatatatacacacacaagcacacacaaacacacacgcatatacacaaacacacaaacacatacacaacacacacacacactcacatatacacacacacacattcacaaacacactcacacacacacacacacacacacatatatatatacacgctcacacacacacatttacactcactcacaaacacacacatacacaaacacacactcacacgtatacatacacacacactcacatatatatacacacacaagcacacacaaacacacacgcatatacacaaacacacaaacacatacacacacatacacacacgcactcactcacacacacacacacacacacacacacacacaaaacattaatGTGATTATATACGTGTGTAacctctctgtgtgtttgttcaggTGAATTACTCTCAGCCTCTGGTGGCCGTGAAGTTCACGAACATCTCTGTCAACACAGACGTCAATGTGGAGTGTAAGATCAACTCTAATGCCTTCACTTACTTCAGCGAGAGAGACAAGTTCGCTGGCCGCGTGTCCTTCAAGCTGCGCATCAACAAAGCGTAGAGCATTTACatctgccacacacacacacacacacacacacacacacacaggagatTGTAGGAGGAGTCAATCATATCTCAAAGTGTTTAATGTATTTGTCTGTCCTCATACTCGGGTCTACATGATGATTCTGTGTGCGTGCgtgagtgcgtgtgtgtctTTGTATCTCTGTGTGTTTCGAGTACTCTTGACTGTCATCATACCCAGCTGATATCGTTCCAAAGTCAAATCAAGAGAGCAGGAGAATATCATCGAGCCTTTCTAAATCTCTAGACAAACAATACAGACATAATCATGAACAATCCAGTGAATTCAGAGGGACCACAATCATTCGAGAATTTAGATTTTACGTAaagaaaattacttttataattgttaaattattttcatggcaAACGTATTTTCCACAtttgtgcttaattgtcatgaaaataatgtcaaatgtGAAAAATCCGGCCCTAAAATAAGCTTCATTTTctgtatgcaaaatataatatcTTACTTATTTCTTTTGATATTgaggtgaaatgtgacctggattCATTCGTTTAGTCTTTAAAAATAGCTTTTATGTGACTGAGTGTGTACACAAATTAGTCAAGTCAAATCAGCTCGAATTCAGcgtcatttataataaataaaatctgaatGAATAAGGAAATACGTAGATAAAAGCGCTAATATGATTGATTAATAAACAGAGCCATAACTTTCCATATCCGTCACAGTGAGATATATCGCGCTCTTAACCTGATATCtgttttatccatccatccgtttatttatttatttatttattgatgaattaaggtacatttatgatgttatttatttattatctgattcgtggtttttattttttatatgacaATGTTTGTGAAAACACTTTTGTAACACTGTAATGttcacaaacgcacacacacacacacaagctatGTTAAACTGAAACGATTGGCTGACGTTCCGCACATGCTCAGATTGCACTCAACGACTTACACATTAGCCAATCAGCTTTAAGCTGCGCCATATCAGTTCGCCATTTGTTTCGCGATTAATTTGCCCAAACGACTAATAATGTATTTGCTCCATTTTGTCCAGAACGGTTCGACCCATCTTTCTAAATGTGTACACAGCAATACCTTCTGGTCCAAGAGTGTACTGTTAATACTTGTAAATAATATCGAATCTGGGGTAGTTAACGAAGAGAGTAGttatgaagaaaagaaaaaaaaagacaaatttgcCAATCCAATATTTACTAATGTAGATGAATGAACATAAAAACGTGTTTTTCTTcccaaaaagtgtttttttaattcatttgttgTTGAGCACATCATGGGTTAGCTGCACTTTAGCACACAGCGAGAAAATGACGAATATATTTCTCAAAACTTTAGTTAATTTCTTCTTAGCTTTGGTAGGATCTTAGATTTTTATCATGTGATTTGACATTTGGATGTTCAAGGGGATTCGAGTCAAAGCTGCCCTGATTAGTGAGCAGGTTATCGAGACGGTCTTAGCGTAGTGATTATTAGCGAACCACTAGCCTGCCATTGTCGATGTGCAGGCGGCCGGCCtgtctgttttcttttctttcgtgTTTTTTACAACCCAATCCTTAATTTCGCCCCCAGTTGTGAATGTGCTGTGTTTCTATTGGGTTACTGCCACAGTGTTGtgcatttgaaacatttgaggGTGTGTGTTAGAAAAGTGTGTGGGAAAAAGAGCCAAACGCGGCCAAAGTTTTAAATTAACGTCACTAGTTCATCCGTCACACATCAGAACAGAACTTACGGGCCTGATGTTGGGAACAGTTCAATGTTTACAAAAGAGCAGTGACTAATAACTAGATTAGCCGCGTGCTAAACTTACGCTGCCTGCCGTACGTTTACTAAGATCTACTTCACGTGTGCTGCCTGACCGCTCTATGTCATGGAATagattttatatgtttttaggATATGGTAAATCGAATTATTGCACATTCTTTTCAACTTATGTATTTTAGATGCAGCAGCGATGGATGCATCGCTGCGTCGAGCGTTTGTATACCGCTGCGTGTGTAGATCACTTACATTTTCATACGGTTTATTCATTTCCGTAAGACCGAAAATTCAGTCAGGCAGGAATTTGGGACGTCACCACTGAAACAGTGCGTGATGTCATATATGTAACTGAGTGTTTAGGCGCGGTCACATTTACCGTTGCTCGGCACAATCTCGCGGGTGAATTCCAGTCAGGAATTTGCGCGATTGGGAGTTTCGTGTGAGAGCGAAAGTGTTCCCTATGTACATTTCGCTCGTGTTCGAGTTGGTCATGCAAATGTTCCGCTtggtttaaaagttattttaccgTGAGCAGTTCTTCATACATTGCTACGCTACTGCCCGCGAAATTTCGCCCGAATTTCGCTagtgtgaccgcacctttacaGCCTCAATGAAACCTACACGCTTCTGACAATATCATCGATGACACATGGCGAAAAACACGGGCTTACACAAACAATGGCAACGACAAACACACCTGCGCTATTAAAAACTCATTACAGAGTttttcactcactcacacacactgacgGCACCTTTGAGCTCTTTGTCCCCGTCTGTGTTTCTCTCCAATCCAATAACGCGACGCTCGTCACTTTGAGTTTTGCCGGATGACTGCTCACAGGCTCATACCGGTTTCTCATCTGTCCTTCATAGTGAGACGGTGTCTTATTCTTTCTTCACTCTCTGTAAAAACACTGCTCAGAAACTAGATGTATCTTATTAAATATCCTGAATATACTGTTATATATTGCCTGACATGAAAATTGTGAAACTTATATTCGAAAAACAAATGATTAtcattataaatgaaaaatggaaacaggaaataaaaacattttgtgtttaacaaacatttttggtcttttttgttaaaaacactATAAATGAAGCATACTTCTGTTTCAATATAGcctaaatacaaagttctgtcatgaaactctagatagcGCAGgttgataggtccttaactctgCTTGCAATCACGTCGTTCTCTATAGGgaacagctgattggttcctgctgtatcagtagccaatgagcgcACTGCTCAgtcttcaaatacttggtcagcatttgctgtagcagtgcagtgcactttcagaaaccctccaccttcc from the Ctenopharyngodon idella isolate HZGC_01 chromosome 22, HZGC01, whole genome shotgun sequence genome contains:
- the atp1b2a gene encoding sodium/potassium-transporting ATPase subunit beta-2a produces the protein MAKEDDKKESGDWKEFFWNPRTHELLGRTASSWGLILLFYLIFYTCLAGMFCLTMYVMLLTLDDYKPTWQDRLATPGMMIRPKGDALEIIYNVEKTESWDSYVQALDNFLAPYNNSQQVMSNDACIPDQYFIQEDSGEVRNNPKRSCQFNRTMLEDCSGLTDRTYGYQEGKPCVLIKLNRVIGMKPSKNGTAPYVTCGAKKEDSESIGEIAYFPPNGAFNLMYYPYYGKRAQVNYSQPLVAVKFTNISVNTDVNVECKINSNAFTYFSERDKFAGRVSFKLRINKA